From the Amblyraja radiata isolate CabotCenter1 chromosome 12, sAmbRad1.1.pri, whole genome shotgun sequence genome, one window contains:
- the LOC116979214 gene encoding cytochrome c oxidase subunit 7B, mitochondrial-like, with protein MVPLTSKLLALSGRSIRQIAARHAHHKTGPDFHDRYGTAILAGGTVFCASIWTYVCTQTGITWNLSPIGKITPEDWKPE; from the exons ATGGTGCCTCTGACCAGCAAACTGCTGGCTCTGTCCG GTCGGAGCATTCGCCAAATTGCTGCAAGACATGCTCATCACAAAACTGGTCCTGACTTCCATGACAGATATGGAACTGCTATCCTGGCAGGAGGAACAGTATTCTGTGCTTCGATTTGGACTTAT GTTTGTACGCAGACTGGGATCACATGGAATCTTTCGCCAATTGGCAAAATCACCCCTGAAGACTGGAAACCAGAATAA